From Paraburkholderia fungorum, the proteins below share one genomic window:
- a CDS encoding UxaA family hydrolase, translated as MTDISVATAAAMNAASGATQPMLQGYLRSDGRKGIRNVVAVAYLVECAHHVAREIVTHFREPLDAFDDPSAERAPPVHLIGFPGCYPNGYAEKMLEQLTTHPNVGAVLFVSLGCESMNKHYLVDVVRATGRPVEVLTIQEKGGTRSTIQYGVDWIRGAREQLAAQKKVPMALSELVIGTICGGSDGTSGITANPAVGRAFDHLIDAGATCIFEETGELVGCEFHMKTRAARPELGDEIVACVAKAARYYSILGHGSFAVGNADGGLTTQEEKSLGAYAKSGASPIVGIIKPGDVPPTGGLYLLDVVPDGEPRFGFPNISDNAEIGELIACGAHVILFTTGRGSVVGSAISPVIKVCANPATYRNLSGDMDVDAGRILEGRGTLDEVGREVFERTVAVSLGEASKSEMLGHQEFILTYKTFEPVGPACLPSNVAVMQRAVAVETH; from the coding sequence ATGACCGACATTTCCGTAGCAACCGCCGCAGCAATGAACGCAGCATCGGGCGCCACGCAGCCGATGCTGCAAGGCTATCTTCGCAGCGACGGCCGTAAGGGTATCCGCAACGTGGTCGCGGTGGCGTATCTGGTCGAGTGCGCGCATCACGTGGCGCGCGAGATCGTCACGCACTTTCGCGAGCCGCTGGACGCCTTCGACGATCCGTCCGCCGAGCGCGCACCGCCCGTGCATCTGATCGGCTTTCCCGGCTGCTATCCGAACGGGTACGCCGAGAAGATGCTCGAACAACTGACCACGCATCCGAATGTGGGCGCGGTGCTGTTCGTGTCGCTCGGTTGCGAGAGCATGAACAAGCATTATCTCGTGGACGTGGTGCGCGCGACCGGCCGTCCCGTCGAAGTGCTGACGATCCAGGAAAAGGGCGGCACACGCAGCACGATTCAATACGGCGTCGACTGGATTCGCGGCGCGCGCGAGCAACTCGCGGCGCAGAAGAAGGTGCCGATGGCGCTGAGCGAACTGGTGATTGGCACGATTTGCGGCGGCTCGGACGGCACCAGCGGCATCACCGCGAATCCGGCGGTAGGGCGCGCGTTCGATCATCTGATCGACGCGGGCGCGACCTGCATCTTCGAGGAAACCGGCGAGCTGGTGGGCTGCGAATTTCACATGAAAACGCGCGCGGCACGGCCGGAACTCGGCGACGAAATCGTCGCGTGCGTGGCGAAGGCGGCGCGTTATTACTCGATTCTCGGACACGGCAGCTTCGCGGTCGGCAATGCGGACGGCGGCCTCACCACGCAGGAAGAAAAGTCGCTGGGTGCGTATGCGAAAAGCGGCGCGTCGCCGATCGTCGGCATTATCAAACCGGGCGATGTGCCGCCGACCGGCGGCCTTTATCTGCTCGATGTCGTGCCCGACGGCGAGCCGCGTTTCGGCTTTCCGAATATCAGCGACAACGCGGAGATCGGCGAGCTGATCGCCTGCGGCGCGCACGTGATCCTGTTCACGACCGGACGCGGTTCGGTGGTCGGCTCGGCAATCTCGCCGGTGATCAAGGTTTGCGCGAATCCGGCGACCTACCGCAATCTTTCCGGCGATATGGACGTGGACGCGGGCCGGATTCTCGAAGGACGCGGCACGCTGGACGAAGTCGGCCGCGAAGTGTTCGAGCGGACGGTGGCGGTGTCGCTGGGCGAGGCATCGAAGTCGGAGATGCTGGGGCATCAGGAGTTCATTCTGACTTACAAGACTTTCGAGCCGGTTGGGCCGGCGTGCTTGCCGTCGAACGTGGCGGTGATGCAGCGGGCGGTGGCGGTCGAGACGCATTGA
- a CDS encoding sugar ABC transporter ATP-binding protein, whose protein sequence is MNAPTSFVQPVVEALDVTKRYGSTAALNSVGIRVMPGESHALVGRNGAGKSTLVSILTGLRKPDTGEVRFGGVAAPSIADRDAWRERVACVYQHSTIIRDLSVAENLFINRQPVRGGKIDWQAMRRDARGLLDHWKIDVREDARAGDLSVEARQLVEIARALSYGARFIILDEPTAQLDGDEIKRLFRRISELQREGVTFLFISHHLQEVYEICQAVTVLRDARHIVSAPVSALPREQLIEAMTGERGGLAVADAAARDKLPADTAVALKVADLAGSDYDGVSFAVRRGEVVGLTGATSSGRTSVAEAIAGLRAAKRGTISVDGKVLPPGDVPAALAHGIGCVPKDRHHEGLVLSQSIAENASMTITRLLGKFGIATPAKKNAFGQKMIDALGIVSQGPEHVVSGLSGGNQQKVVMARALATNPNVLVLIDPTAGVDVKSKEALLSVVDRVREEGKAVLVVSGELDDLRTCDRVLVMFRGRVAAEFPAGWQDHDLIASVEGVSLHEE, encoded by the coding sequence ATGAACGCGCCCACGTCCTTCGTGCAGCCGGTCGTCGAGGCGCTCGACGTCACCAAACGCTATGGCTCGACGGCCGCGCTGAACAGCGTCGGCATCCGCGTGATGCCGGGCGAGTCGCACGCGCTCGTCGGGCGCAACGGCGCGGGGAAATCGACGCTGGTGTCGATCCTCACCGGCCTGCGCAAGCCCGACACCGGCGAGGTGCGCTTCGGCGGCGTGGCCGCGCCGTCCATCGCGGATCGCGACGCGTGGCGCGAGCGCGTCGCGTGCGTCTATCAGCATTCGACGATCATCCGCGACCTGAGCGTTGCCGAGAATCTGTTCATCAACCGGCAGCCGGTGCGCGGCGGCAAGATCGACTGGCAAGCGATGCGCCGCGACGCGCGCGGGTTGCTCGACCACTGGAAAATCGACGTGCGTGAAGATGCGCGCGCCGGAGATTTGAGCGTGGAAGCGCGGCAACTCGTGGAGATCGCGCGGGCGCTGTCGTACGGCGCGCGCTTCATCATCCTCGACGAACCGACTGCGCAACTCGACGGCGACGAAATCAAGCGGCTGTTCCGGCGTATCAGCGAGTTGCAGCGCGAGGGCGTGACGTTTCTGTTCATCTCGCACCACTTGCAGGAGGTGTACGAGATTTGCCAGGCGGTGACGGTGTTGCGCGATGCGCGGCATATCGTCAGCGCGCCGGTGTCCGCGTTGCCGCGCGAACAGTTGATCGAAGCGATGACCGGCGAACGCGGCGGCCTCGCCGTCGCCGATGCGGCGGCGCGCGACAAGCTGCCCGCCGATACGGCGGTCGCGCTGAAAGTGGCCGATCTCGCCGGCTCCGATTACGACGGCGTGTCGTTCGCCGTGAGGCGCGGCGAAGTGGTCGGCCTGACCGGCGCGACTAGCAGCGGACGCACCAGCGTCGCCGAAGCGATTGCCGGTTTGCGCGCGGCTAAACGCGGCACGATCAGCGTCGACGGCAAAGTGCTGCCGCCCGGCGACGTGCCCGCCGCGCTTGCGCACGGCATCGGCTGCGTGCCGAAGGACCGGCATCACGAAGGTCTGGTGCTCTCGCAGTCGATCGCGGAAAACGCGTCGATGACCATCACGCGTCTGCTCGGCAAATTCGGCATCGCGACGCCCGCGAAAAAGAATGCGTTCGGCCAGAAGATGATCGACGCGCTCGGCATCGTCTCGCAAGGTCCCGAGCATGTCGTGTCGGGGCTGTCGGGCGGCAATCAGCAGAAGGTGGTGATGGCGCGCGCGCTCGCCACCAACCCGAACGTGCTCGTGCTGATCGACCCCACGGCGGGCGTCGATGTGAAATCGAAAGAAGCATTGCTCTCCGTCGTGGATCGCGTGCGCGAGGAGGGCAAGGCCGTGCTGGTCGTGTCCGGCGAACTCGACGATCTGCGTACCTGTGACCGCGTCCTGGTCATGTTCCGTGGCCGCGTCGCGGCCGAGTTTCCGGCGGGTTGGCAGGACCACGACCTGATCGCATCCGTTGAAGGAGTCAGTCTCCATGAAGAATAG
- a CDS encoding ABC transporter permease, with product MKNSVPSPAFGTAQGSAQVQAAAPVSRGKRARTELARLRELALLPALALLLVIGAFVSPSFLTKANLISVLGASAALALVVLAESLIVLTGKFDLSLESTVGIAPAVGAMLVMPAASAGFGMQWPAWAGLLAIVAVGAVIGFINGFLVVRLRLNAFIVTLAMLIVLRGMLVGATKGGTLFDMPPSFFTLATTIVLGLPLSVWLAAVAFAIAAFVLRYHRVGRALYAIGGNPEAARAAGIRVERITWGVFVLGSMLASLGGLIVTGYVGAINANQGNGMIFTVFAAAVIGGISLDGGKGTMLGALSGVLLLGVVQNLLTLAQVPSFWIQAIYGAIILGSLMVARLASGEGQN from the coding sequence ATGAAGAATAGTGTGCCCAGCCCGGCCTTCGGTACGGCGCAAGGTAGCGCGCAGGTGCAGGCGGCAGCGCCTGTGTCGCGCGGCAAACGTGCCCGCACCGAGCTCGCGCGTCTGCGTGAACTGGCGTTGTTGCCCGCGCTCGCGTTGCTGCTCGTGATTGGCGCATTCGTCAGCCCAAGCTTTCTGACGAAAGCGAATCTGATCAGCGTGCTCGGCGCGTCCGCTGCCTTGGCGCTCGTCGTGCTCGCGGAATCGCTGATCGTGCTGACCGGCAAGTTCGATCTGTCGCTCGAATCGACGGTAGGCATCGCGCCCGCAGTCGGCGCGATGCTGGTGATGCCCGCCGCGTCCGCGGGATTCGGCATGCAGTGGCCCGCGTGGGCGGGGCTGCTGGCGATCGTCGCGGTCGGCGCGGTGATCGGCTTCATCAACGGCTTTCTGGTGGTGCGGCTGCGGCTGAACGCGTTCATCGTCACGCTGGCGATGCTGATCGTGCTGCGCGGCATGCTGGTCGGCGCGACCAAAGGCGGCACGCTGTTCGATATGCCGCCGTCGTTCTTCACGCTCGCGACCACCATCGTGCTCGGCTTGCCGTTGTCGGTGTGGCTCGCGGCCGTGGCGTTCGCGATTGCCGCGTTCGTGCTGCGTTATCACCGGGTGGGCCGCGCGCTTTACGCGATCGGCGGCAACCCGGAAGCGGCTCGCGCAGCGGGGATTCGAGTCGAACGCATCACGTGGGGCGTGTTCGTGCTCGGCAGCATGCTGGCCTCGCTGGGCGGTCTGATCGTGACCGGCTACGTCGGCGCGATCAACGCAAACCAGGGCAACGGGATGATTTTCACGGTGTTCGCGGCAGCGGTGATCGGCGGTATTTCGCTCGACGGCGGCAAGGGCACGATGCTCGGCGCACTCTCCGGCGTGCTGCTGCTCGGCGTCGTCCAGAACCTGCTGACGCTCGCCCAGGTGCCGTCGTTCTGGATCCAGGCGATTTACGGCGCAATCATTCTCGGCTCGCTGATGGTCGCGCGTCTTGCCAGCGGCGAAGGCCAGAACTGA
- a CDS encoding bifunctional acetate--CoA ligase family protein/GNAT family N-acetyltransferase has translation MTVRNLDALFRPKSVAVIGASQRPGSTGAMVWARVLEGGFDGPLWPVNPKYENETLGGHVVIGDVGDLPQAPTVALICTPPATWPAIIHKLGGLGTRAAIIVGEVRSDDDRLALRHALSAARPNLLRIVGPGSLGVVSPGLRAHLGAPSCTVKPGGVAWVSQSNALTNAVLGWAQARGLGFSHAVALGGEADVDAGDVLDYLASDPGTRAILLELDSVRAARKFMSAARAAARNKPVLALRSGRADPADALYTAAFRRAGLVRVDALDDLLDEVETLGVGRVAAGGTATLITSDQGLATLACDAFAAAGTTLAPWPDEASDGLRQALPHAVGGNPLQLGDDARAEQFGAALSLLAGHPGTGTAFVVHASTHSAPVGEVAQALIENQRFAYRGLLACFFGGLDAATRDALHAQGIPVHTTPQRLARAFARLVDYRMGRELLMQTPEGLPERIPDAIDAAQAQACAALASGESQLTGAAAARFLGRFGLQVEANDGDAGENGESQLTGTGAARVVEHEPRVTQAAPCGSEDRPEPIVDIAIELHDDDNFGPVFRFTAPSADGMSEPLRVYGLPPLNPILARDIVTRSRYARLVGPEPALSALTALSQAVCDVKEIVGLTLTLRVYSDRVTVADPTLKLAAKRSRLAIVPYPRRFEETLDWQGLRVTVRPIRPEDEAAHHDFVEAMTPEDLRLRFFGSVGSFDHSQLARMTQIDYDREMALIATVTSDEGFTRTLGVVRAVADPDNETAEFAVAVRSDQKGRHLGQLLMERIIKYARIRGIHWLVGEALRENTPMIALAKASGFTITRTEDPGVVGFRMALDEAVEGNEEGLRKGS, from the coding sequence GTGACCGTTCGCAATCTCGACGCGTTGTTCCGACCCAAATCCGTTGCCGTGATCGGCGCATCACAGCGGCCCGGCAGCACTGGCGCGATGGTCTGGGCGCGTGTGCTGGAAGGCGGCTTCGACGGACCGCTGTGGCCGGTCAATCCGAAGTACGAAAACGAAACGCTCGGCGGCCATGTGGTGATCGGCGATGTCGGCGATTTGCCGCAAGCGCCAACCGTCGCGTTGATCTGCACGCCGCCCGCGACATGGCCCGCGATCATCCACAAGCTCGGCGGGTTGGGCACGCGGGCGGCGATCATCGTCGGCGAGGTGCGCTCCGACGACGACCGGCTGGCGCTGCGGCACGCGCTGTCGGCGGCGCGTCCGAATCTGCTGCGGATCGTGGGGCCGGGCAGTCTCGGCGTGGTGTCGCCGGGGCTGCGCGCGCATCTGGGCGCGCCGTCGTGCACGGTCAAGCCGGGAGGAGTCGCGTGGGTCTCGCAGTCGAACGCGTTGACCAACGCGGTGCTCGGCTGGGCGCAGGCACGCGGGCTGGGTTTTTCGCATGCGGTGGCGCTCGGCGGCGAGGCCGATGTCGATGCCGGCGACGTGCTCGATTACCTCGCTAGCGACCCCGGCACACGCGCGATCCTGCTCGAACTCGATTCGGTGCGGGCGGCGCGCAAGTTCATGTCGGCGGCACGCGCGGCGGCCCGCAACAAGCCGGTGCTGGCGCTACGCTCGGGCCGCGCTGATCCCGCCGACGCGCTCTATACCGCCGCGTTTCGTCGCGCGGGCCTGGTGCGCGTGGATGCGCTCGACGATCTGCTCGACGAAGTGGAAACGCTGGGCGTCGGGCGGGTCGCGGCGGGCGGCACGGCGACGCTGATCACGAGCGACCAGGGTCTGGCTACGCTGGCTTGCGACGCGTTCGCCGCTGCGGGCACGACACTCGCGCCGTGGCCGGATGAGGCGTCGGACGGGTTGCGGCAGGCGCTGCCGCATGCGGTCGGCGGCAATCCGCTGCAACTCGGCGACGACGCGCGTGCCGAGCAGTTCGGCGCAGCGCTCAGTTTGCTCGCCGGGCATCCCGGCACGGGCACGGCTTTCGTGGTCCATGCATCGACACATAGCGCGCCGGTTGGAGAAGTCGCGCAGGCGCTGATCGAGAATCAGCGCTTCGCGTATCGCGGCCTGCTCGCGTGTTTTTTCGGCGGACTGGATGCGGCAACGCGCGACGCTTTGCACGCGCAAGGGATTCCGGTTCACACGACGCCGCAGCGGCTCGCGCGCGCGTTCGCCCGTCTGGTCGATTACCGGATGGGTCGTGAGTTGCTGATGCAAACGCCGGAGGGCTTGCCGGAGCGGATTCCCGACGCGATCGATGCGGCTCAGGCGCAGGCTTGCGCGGCGCTGGCATCGGGTGAGTCGCAACTCACCGGCGCGGCGGCGGCGCGGTTTCTGGGGCGCTTCGGGCTGCAGGTCGAAGCAAACGACGGCGATGCGGGTGAGAACGGTGAATCGCAACTAACCGGCACGGGGGCGGCGCGGGTGGTCGAACACGAACCGCGCGTAACCCAAGCCGCGCCCTGCGGCTCGGAGGACCGCCCCGAACCCATCGTCGACATCGCCATCGAACTGCACGACGACGACAACTTCGGCCCGGTATTCCGCTTCACCGCGCCATCGGCCGACGGCATGTCCGAACCGCTGCGCGTCTACGGCCTGCCGCCGCTCAATCCGATACTCGCGCGCGATATCGTCACGCGTTCGCGCTACGCGCGGCTCGTCGGGCCGGAACCGGCTTTGAGCGCATTGACAGCGCTCTCGCAGGCGGTCTGCGACGTCAAGGAGATCGTCGGTCTGACGTTGACGCTGCGGGTCTACAGCGATCGCGTGACGGTCGCCGATCCCACGCTGAAGCTGGCGGCTAAACGCAGCCGGCTCGCGATCGTGCCGTATCCGCGTCGCTTCGAAGAGACGCTCGACTGGCAAGGCCTGAGAGTGACCGTGCGGCCCATCCGTCCCGAAGACGAAGCGGCGCATCATGACTTCGTCGAAGCGATGACGCCGGAAGATTTGCGTCTGCGATTTTTTGGCTCGGTAGGCAGCTTCGACCACTCGCAACTCGCGCGGATGACGCAGATCGACTACGACCGCGAAATGGCGCTGATCGCGACGGTCACGAGCGACGAAGGCTTCACGCGGACGCTGGGCGTGGTGCGCGCCGTCGCCGATCCCGACAACGAAACAGCCGAATTTGCGGTGGCCGTGCGCTCGGACCAGAAAGGCCGGCACCTTGGTCAGTTGCTGATGGAGCGGATCATCAAATACGCGCGGATACGCGGCATCCATTGGCTGGTGGGCGAGGCGCTGCGCGAAAACACGCCGATGATCGCGCTTGCCAAAGCGAGCGGCTTCACGATTACCCGGACCGAAGATCCCGGCGTGGTGGGCTTTCGCATGGCGCTGGATGAAGCAGTGGAGGGAAACGAGGAGGGGCTGCGCAAGGGCAGCTAG
- a CDS encoding aldo/keto reductase, whose protein sequence is MTASTVSKVTQQRRVGRGELQVSGLSLGTAPLGGLYRDLSDEEAHATIASAWDAGVRYFDTAPHYGNTKAEHRLGHALRHYPRDDYVLSTKVGRRFVPRTSPFDDREGWQNPLPFEAIYDYTHDGILRSFEDSQQRLGIVDIDILLVHDIGRVTHGDNHPHYWRQLTEGGGFRALDSLRSSGAVKAVGLGVNEGAVILDAMAEFDIDCALLAGRYTLLEQTTLDDLLPACEARGVSILLGGAFNSGILARGVAGDLKFNYGDAPPDVIERVAKLEAVCRAHGVPLAAAALQFPYAHPAVATVLTGARSSDELRENVASFELPIPAELWAALREESLIDPRAPVPNK, encoded by the coding sequence ATGACGGCAAGCACCGTTTCAAAAGTCACGCAACAGCGCCGCGTCGGTCGCGGCGAGTTGCAGGTGAGCGGATTGAGCCTCGGCACGGCGCCCTTAGGCGGCCTGTACCGCGATCTCTCCGACGAGGAAGCGCACGCGACCATCGCCTCCGCATGGGACGCCGGCGTGCGCTATTTCGATACCGCGCCGCACTACGGCAACACCAAGGCCGAACACCGGCTCGGGCACGCATTGCGTCACTATCCGCGCGACGATTACGTGCTGTCCACCAAGGTCGGCCGCCGTTTCGTGCCGCGCACTTCACCGTTCGACGACCGCGAAGGCTGGCAAAATCCGCTGCCCTTCGAAGCCATCTACGACTACACGCACGACGGCATTCTGCGTTCGTTCGAAGACAGCCAGCAGCGGCTCGGTATCGTCGATATCGACATTCTGCTGGTCCACGATATCGGCCGTGTCACGCACGGCGACAACCATCCGCATTACTGGCGGCAACTGACCGAAGGCGGCGGATTCCGCGCGCTGGACTCGCTGCGCTCGTCGGGCGCGGTCAAGGCAGTTGGGCTGGGCGTCAACGAAGGCGCGGTCATTCTCGACGCGATGGCGGAGTTCGATATCGATTGCGCGTTGCTCGCCGGCCGCTACACGCTGCTCGAACAGACCACGCTCGACGACCTGCTGCCCGCCTGCGAAGCACGCGGCGTCAGCATCCTGTTGGGCGGCGCGTTCAACTCGGGCATTCTGGCGCGCGGCGTCGCAGGCGATCTGAAGTTCAACTACGGCGATGCGCCGCCCGACGTGATCGAGCGCGTCGCGAAACTGGAGGCCGTGTGCCGCGCGCATGGCGTGCCGCTGGCCGCCGCCGCGTTGCAGTTTCCGTATGCGCATCCGGCGGTCGCCACCGTGCTGACCGGCGCGCGCAGCAGTGACGAATTGCGCGAGAACGTGGCATCGTTCGAACTGCCGATTCCCGCAGAATTGTGGGCTGCGTTGCGCGAAGAAAGCTTGATCGACCCGCGCGCGCCCGTACCGAATAAATGA
- a CDS encoding IclR family transcriptional regulator, whose product MDAEDKEDADRYRAPALDKGLDILELLAEQKEGLTRAEITKLLGRNASEMYRMLERLVARQYVVRSAGGDRYSLSLKLYALAHRHPPMNRLIAEALPLMQRFADAAEQSCHLVVYDRGNLLVIAQVDGPGTWGMSVRLGSRVGLIDTGSGRVMLAFQSIEQRQQMLAEHTKVKGEVTIDREALELACERIRAAGFSQKDSQQTFGVTDVTFPIQGPAGQAIAALTCPYLRRIDEYVAPTLEAATGLLRDTVQALSMFHEDAA is encoded by the coding sequence ATGGACGCAGAAGACAAAGAAGACGCCGACCGTTATCGCGCGCCCGCACTCGACAAAGGCCTCGACATCCTCGAATTGCTCGCCGAGCAGAAGGAAGGGCTGACGCGCGCGGAAATCACCAAGCTGCTCGGACGCAACGCGAGCGAGATGTACCGGATGCTCGAACGCCTGGTCGCGCGGCAATACGTCGTGCGTTCGGCGGGCGGCGACCGCTATTCGCTGAGCCTGAAGCTATATGCGCTCGCGCACCGTCATCCGCCGATGAACCGTCTGATCGCCGAGGCGTTGCCGCTAATGCAGCGTTTCGCCGACGCCGCCGAGCAGTCGTGCCATCTGGTCGTGTATGACCGCGGCAACCTGCTGGTGATCGCGCAGGTGGACGGCCCCGGCACGTGGGGCATGTCGGTGCGGCTTGGGTCGCGGGTCGGCTTGATCGACACCGGTTCGGGTCGCGTGATGCTCGCGTTTCAGAGCATCGAACAGCGTCAGCAGATGCTGGCCGAGCACACCAAGGTGAAGGGCGAAGTCACGATCGACCGCGAAGCGCTCGAACTCGCGTGCGAGCGGATTCGCGCGGCCGGCTTCTCGCAGAAAGACAGCCAGCAGACCTTCGGCGTGACCGATGTCACGTTCCCGATCCAAGGCCCGGCCGGCCAGGCGATCGCGGCGCTGACCTGCCCTTATCTGCGGCGGATCGACGAATACGTCGCACCGACGCTCGAAGCGGCCACCGGCTTGCTGCGCGATACGGTCCAGGCTTTGTCGATGTTTCACGAGGACGCCGCGTAG
- a CDS encoding UxaA family hydrolase, with protein MTSHPLPTDSRLILLSPADNCLIAAARLDAGTQVEIEGERVTLVRTIELGHKVARHELAKDDKVLRYGAVIGHVTGAVARGEHLHTHNLESDYLPTYTHDAGHEFVHH; from the coding sequence TTGACCAGCCATCCATTGCCAACCGACTCGCGCCTGATCCTGCTCAGTCCCGCCGACAACTGCCTGATCGCGGCAGCGCGGCTCGATGCGGGCACGCAGGTGGAGATCGAAGGCGAGCGCGTCACGCTCGTCAGAACCATCGAGCTGGGTCACAAGGTGGCGCGCCATGAACTCGCGAAAGACGACAAGGTGCTGCGCTACGGCGCGGTGATCGGCCACGTGACCGGGGCGGTGGCGCGCGGCGAGCATCTGCACACGCACAACCTCGAAAGCGACTATCTGCCGACCTACACCCACGACGCGGGCCACGAGTTCGTCCACCACTGA
- a CDS encoding sugar ABC transporter substrate-binding protein: MSFVTSLKRPHAARRLIRRSLFSVAAAACVAGVAVSQSAQAAESGKIGLDLPLLTSPFWQSYNNYLPKYAKDMSLTILAPVNSNGDPAQQITDMNNLLNLDAKGIVVGPLDSAAISRALDAAAAKNVPVVAVDVAPTQGKVAMVVRADNHAYGEKACKYIGEHVKSGKVVQIMGDLASVNGRDRSEAFRACLKGYPALSLLEIPAAWKGDVAATALDSLLTANPDVKAIYMQAGGVYLSPTLQTLRRKQMLFPAGDPKHVVIVSNDGIPQEFEAIRRGDIDATISQPADSYAKYGLFYIKAALAGQTFKPGPTDHGSNIIQLAPGLLEDQLPAPLVTKSNVDDKALWGNTVK; encoded by the coding sequence ATGTCGTTCGTCACGTCCCTCAAGCGGCCGCACGCGGCCCGTCGTCTGATCCGTCGTTCACTCTTTTCCGTTGCGGCTGCCGCGTGTGTGGCCGGCGTCGCCGTGAGCCAGAGCGCGCAAGCCGCCGAATCCGGCAAGATCGGCCTCGATCTGCCGCTGCTCACGTCGCCGTTCTGGCAGTCGTACAACAACTACCTGCCCAAGTACGCGAAGGACATGAGCCTGACCATCCTGGCGCCAGTCAACTCGAACGGCGATCCGGCGCAGCAGATCACCGACATGAACAATCTGCTGAACCTCGACGCGAAGGGCATCGTGGTCGGTCCGCTGGATTCGGCGGCGATCAGCCGCGCGCTCGACGCCGCCGCCGCGAAGAACGTGCCGGTGGTCGCCGTGGACGTCGCGCCGACGCAAGGCAAGGTCGCGATGGTCGTGCGCGCGGACAACCACGCGTACGGCGAGAAGGCGTGCAAGTACATCGGCGAACACGTGAAGTCGGGCAAGGTCGTGCAGATCATGGGCGACCTCGCGTCGGTCAACGGACGCGACCGCTCCGAAGCGTTTCGCGCTTGCCTGAAGGGTTATCCGGCGTTGTCGTTGCTGGAAATTCCGGCGGCCTGGAAGGGCGATGTCGCGGCCACGGCGCTCGACAGCCTGCTGACCGCCAACCCGGACGTGAAGGCGATCTACATGCAGGCGGGCGGCGTGTATCTGTCGCCGACGCTGCAAACATTGCGCCGCAAGCAGATGCTGTTTCCGGCCGGCGATCCGAAGCACGTCGTGATCGTCAGTAACGACGGCATTCCGCAGGAATTCGAAGCAATTCGCCGTGGCGACATCGACGCCACCATCTCGCAGCCGGCGGATTCGTACGCGAAATACGGGCTGTTCTATATCAAGGCCGCGCTGGCCGGACAAACCTTCAAGCCGGGTCCGACCGATCACGGCAGCAACATCATTCAACTGGCGCCTGGCCTGCTCGAAGATCAGTTGCCCGCACCGCTCGTCACGAAGTCGAATGTCGACGACAAGGCGTTGTGGGGCAACACGGTCAAATGA
- a CDS encoding amidohydrolase family protein, translated as MPIDAHQHYWDPARGDYGWLTPELKTLYRKFGPDDLKPLRERAGIERTVVVQAAPTLAETHYLLDLARNEPSIAGVVGWVPLLLDTAPDLIESLARDPKFKGVRPMLQDLPDDTWIANPDLAPAIEALIAHDLAFDALIFARHVEHIETFAARFPALRIVVDHGAKPPIRDGDAGYQVWADAVARLAQFPQVHCKLSGLATEASPGWTEDTLRPYVGHLLKSFGPARLMWGSDWPVLDLNGDYLLWHSVATTLLASLSDDEREAVFGGNAAAFYRI; from the coding sequence ATGCCCATCGACGCTCACCAGCACTATTGGGACCCCGCTCGCGGCGATTACGGATGGCTCACGCCGGAGTTGAAAACGCTGTACCGCAAGTTCGGCCCCGACGATCTCAAGCCATTGCGCGAACGGGCGGGTATCGAAAGAACGGTGGTGGTGCAGGCCGCGCCGACGCTCGCCGAGACGCACTATCTGCTGGATCTCGCGCGCAACGAGCCGTCGATCGCGGGCGTGGTCGGCTGGGTGCCGCTGCTGCTGGACACGGCACCGGATCTGATCGAATCGTTGGCGCGCGATCCGAAGTTCAAGGGCGTGCGCCCGATGCTGCAGGACCTACCCGACGACACGTGGATCGCGAACCCCGATCTCGCGCCCGCCATCGAAGCGCTGATCGCGCACGACCTCGCGTTCGACGCGCTGATCTTCGCGCGCCACGTCGAGCACATCGAAACCTTCGCTGCGCGGTTTCCGGCACTGCGCATCGTCGTCGATCACGGCGCGAAGCCGCCTATCCGTGACGGCGACGCGGGCTACCAGGTCTGGGCCGATGCCGTCGCGCGCCTGGCGCAGTTTCCGCAAGTACATTGCAAGCTATCCGGCCTCGCCACCGAAGCCTCTCCCGGCTGGACCGAAGACACGCTGCGCCCGTACGTCGGGCATCTGCTGAAATCGTTCGGCCCCGCGCGTCTGATGTGGGGCAGCGACTGGCCCGTGCTCGATCTGAACGGCGACTACCTGCTCTGGCATTCCGTGGCGACCACCTTGCTCGCGTCGCTGAGCGACGACGAGCGCGAAGCCGTTTTCGGCGGCAATGCCGCCGCGTTTTATCGAATCTGA